The Vibrio sp. 10N DNA window TGCAGCACAAGCCAAGCCGGGCGATCAGATTTTGGTGATGAGCAATGGCGGCTTTGGTGGTATTCACCAAAAATTATTGGAGGCGCTAGCCTAATGAAACCGGCAGAGAAAGCCATTACCCTCGCATTTACGGGAGCCTCTGGTGCGCCTTATGGTATGCGTTTGCTAGAGTGTTTACTGGCTCAAGACTACACCGTTTACCTTTTGATCTCGTCGGCCGCGCGTGTGGTACTTGCCACCGAGCATGATATCAAGCTACCAAGTGGGCCGGATGCGGCTCACAAAGCTTTGGTTGAACGCTTGAACTGTCAGCCAGAGAAGTTGGTGGTGTGTGGCAAGGAAGACTGGTTCTCGCCAGTGGCTTCTGGCTCAGCGGCACCCAAGCAGATGATTGTTTGTCCATGTTCAGCGGGCAGTGTTGCGGCGATTGCTCATGGTATGTCGGACAACCTCATTGAGCGTGCTGCGGATGTCGTGATTAAAGAGAAAGGACAACTGCTGTTAGTGGTGCGTGAAACGCCATTCTCAACCATTCATCTCGAGAACATGCACAAGCTCTCCCAAATGGGGGTCACCATCATGCCTGCTGCACCTGGTTTTTATCACCAGCCTCAATCGATAGAGGATCTCGTCGACTTTATTGTGGCACGCGTGCTTGACCACATGGGGCTGGAGCAAAACCTGGTGCCACGCTGGGGTTACGACCAGCGATAGTTTGGCATTAATAAACGAATATTAAGGATAGATTTGGCGAATCTGTGATGAAAAGGTTACAATTCGCCCTCAAAGGTTGTAACTCACGGGGTGCACTAGCAGTGGTGCTGAGAGAAGGTCAAGCCTGATACCCGCGTACGTTAAGTAACAGCCCTGATCCAGATAATGCTGGCGTAGGGATGAGGCTCCTTTGCTATTATTCAGCTTAGTAGACACTCTTATTCCAATTTGTTGGATCGCCTTCCAACTCGCGCGTTTTCTCTGGATCCTAAAACGATAACTAAGGACAGAACCAGTGAAAAACCTTTCAATCAGCAAAATCGCGTTAGCGACCGCATTTATTTCTTCTCCACTTATGGCATCGGCACAGTCGTTGACCGTCTACACATACAGCTCATTTGCCTCTGATTGGGGACCAGGTCCTGCGATTGAAAAAGCGTTTGAGGCGCAGTGTGGTTGTGATCTTAATTACGTGGCTTTGGATGATGGCGTTTCTATCCTGAATCGCCTTCGTTTAGAAGGCAGCAGCTCTCAAGCGGATGTGGTGCTTGGTCTTGATAACAATCTCATGAGCGAAGCGAAGAAATCGGGCTTGCTTGCTAAACATAGCGCAGATTTGTCATCTGTTGTTCTGCCAAATGGCTGGAGCGACGAGGTGTTTGTTCCGTTTGATTACGGTTATTTTGCCTTTGTATACAACAAAGAGAAGGTAAAGAATCCACCCAAAAGCCTTAAAGAGCTGGTTGAGCTGCGCGATGACTTGAAGGTTATTTACCAAGATCCACGAACGTCGACGCCGGGGCAGGGTTTACTGTTGTGGATGAAGTCTGTGTATGGGGATGACTCAAGTGCTGCATGGCAGCAGCTTGCAAACAAAACTGTCACGGTGACCAAAGGCTGGTCGGAAGCGTACTCTATGTTTCTAGAAGGCGAGTCGGATCTCGTGTTGTCTTACACGACGTCTCCGGCTTACCACATTATTGCTGAGCAGGATGAGCGCTTCGCTGCGGCTGATTTTGCAGAAGGTCACTACACTCAAGTAGAGGTTGCTGCTAAGGTTGCTGGCAGTAACAACCAGAAGCTTGCTGATGAGTTTATGCAGTTTATTGTTTCTGACGGCTTTCAATCAAACATCCCAACCGGCAACTGGATGTACCCAGTGGTGGATAGCAAACTGCCAGCAGGGTTTGAAAGCTTAACCATTCCGGCCAAGGCGTTGTCCTTCACTCCTGATGAAGTGGCGAATAATCGTAAAGCTTGGATTCGTGAATGGCAATCTGCGTTGATTAAGTAACGCTATATACCCGACGATGTGTCACTCTTGCTTGAGAATGGCACATCGTAGGAGATTTTTTCCTTTGAGGTCATTGTGATTCGAATTCCCAAAGCTGGCGTACTTGTTGCGCTGCTCATTGGCCTGTATGTCGCCGCGTCATTGTGGACACTGCTTTCCTATTCTTCCATTGATGATATTGGGCTGCTGTTTAGCGAACCTTACTACCAGCACGTAGCTAAGTTCAGTTTCTGGCAAGCAAGCCTTTCGACGCTATTGAGTGTTGGATTGGCCGTACCGGTCGCTCATGCCCTTTCACGTCGCCGTTTCTGGGGGCGAGAGTGGTTACTTAAACTGTTTGCCACAACCTTGGTCATGCCTGTGCTCGTTGGTGTGTTTGGCATTGTAGCTATCTATGGCAATCAAGGGGTGATTGCCCATTGGTTCGCTGGTGGCTCCGCGCTTTTTTCCATCTATGGGCTCAATGGTATTTTGCTCGCTCACGTGTTCTTCAATCTGCCTTTTGCCACTCGACTGTTATTGGTAACCATAGAGGGCGTGCCTGACGAGCAGCGTAAGTTGGCGCTTCACCTTGGCATGAACAGTTGGCAATGTTTTCGGTTAGTCGAATGGCCAAGGCTTAAGTCACATCTTCCTCACGTGATAGGTTTGGTGTTTATGCTTTGCTTTACCAGCTTTGCGACTGTCATGGCGCTTGGGGGAGGGCCACAAGCGACCACTATCGAGCTGGCTATCTATCAAGCGATTAAGTTCGACTTTGATTTGCCTACGGGTGCCGTGCTAGCACTTTGGCAAATGGCAATCTGTGCTGCTCTGGTGATGTTTGTCGGGCGGTTTAGTCAACCGGTCTCTGGCAAGAGTAACTTCCACGGGGCGCCTAGCTTACAACCCAAAGATACCATGCTTAAAAAAGGCTGGGATAGCATTTGGATCATGGCAACCCTAATGCTCGTTATACCTCCGATACTGGCCATTTTGCTGAGTGGTTTGAACTCGAAACTGTTTGACGTGTTTACGGATTCACGCTTTTGGAGTGCTGTGAGCACTTCGCTGCAAGTGGCTGTATTGGCGGGGAGTATTGCTCTACTGGTGGGGATTGTATTGCTATCAACAACGCGGGTTTTCAGACTTAAGTCCCAAGCACGCCAAGCGGACAGCCTTGAGCTTGTCGGTACCGTTATTCTGGTGACACCAGCGTTAGTCCTTAGCACAGCGACCTTTTTGATGCTGCGAGGCATGGCCAATGTGTTTAGCCTAGCGTTTGGCATTGTGGTGATGGTGAATGCCCTAATGGCGCTGCCTTATGTAATTAAGACCTTAAACCAGCCGATGCAGCGCCTTGCCACTCAATACTATCCACTATGGCAAAGTCTCGGTATGCACGGGCTGCGCCGATTTTGGTTGATGGAATGGCGAGCGATTCGCGCACCGATACTTCATGCTTTCTCGATCAGTTTCATTTTGTCTATGGGTGACCTTACCGTGATTGCCTTATTTGGCAGCCAAGATTTTAATACCCTGCCACTCTATCTTTATCAGCTAATGGGCAGTTATCAGCTCGAATCGGCTGCCGTGGTATCGCTGGTGCTGTTTGCCTTGAGTATCGGTATATTTTCACTGACCGATACACTCAACCGGACACCGGCAAACACTCATTCATCAAAAGCTCGCTCATCTAAAGCTCACTCTCAGGAAGGCTCTCGTCATGTTGCACCTAAATAACGTCGCCTATCGCTACCATAGTGATTGGTTCCATTTTGAACTAGAGGTCAGGCAAGGCGATATCGTCTCCTTAATTGGTCCAAGTGGCGCAGGGAAATCGACATTGCTGGCACTGGTCTCTGGTTTTTGTCAGCCCGAATCTGGGACGATTCAAGTAGCTGGGTCTAGCATCGATAGGCTTGAGCCTCATCAAAGGCCGCTGTCGATGCTATTTCAAGAGCACAATCTTTTTGATCATCTATCAGTGTTTGACAATATTGGTTTGGGGCTAAATCCAGCCCTCAAGCTCAGTGAAGCAGATCGAAAGACTGTGCGTAATGCTGCGGAAAAAGTTGGGCTAGGGGAGATGTTAACGCGACTCCCTGCTGAGCTCTCCGGTGGTCAAAAACAGCGGGTGGCGCTTGCGCGCTGCTTTGTGCAACCACATCCAATATGGCTACTCGATGAGCCGTTCTCTGCCCTTGATCCTATCCTTCGCAAAGAAATGCTCAGTGTGGTGAAACAGCTAGCGAGCGAAAAACAAGTGACAGTGATTATGGTAACGCACCATTTAAGTGATGCTCGCGCGATAGCGAATCGCTTTGCCTATTTAGCTAACGGCTGCATTGAAGCGCAAGGTGAGGTTGATGAGTTGACGGATGCACACCCTAACGCAGCATTGGCGGAGTTTGTGCACGCGGCGCACTAGCGCCCATAAACAAAAAGGCAACTGAATGTTCAGTTGCCTTTCGCGGTTTTAGCCTAGCAAGTATTAGAACTCTTGCTCTTCTTCGTGCTTAAGCATTTGGAAGATTTCACGGAATGCTTTCGCTGGCTTCCCCGCTTTCTTCTCTTTGTTTGCTTGGCGAGCAAGCTGACGTAAGCGCTGGCGATCAAGCTCAGGGTAAAGTGCCATTGCGGCTGCAATTGCTTCATCACCTTCTGCAATGATACGGTCGCGCAACTGCTCAAGCTTATGCAGAGCTGCGGTAGATTGTGAGTGCTTGTTACGTACACGATCAAGAGCGGCTTGAATTGGCTCAGGATCTTCGGTGCGCATTAGCTTACCAATGTATTGCAGCTGACGACGCTTAGCTTCGTTCTTAAAGCGCTGCGCGTCTGCGATCGCTTCTCTCAGATCTTCGCTTAGTGGGAATTTATCCAACACAGCAGGTTTTAGCTCAACGAGCTCTTCACCGAGTTTTTGCAACTCTTCCATGTCGTTTTTCATTTCGGTTCTGCTCACCCAAATGATCTCTTCTTCCTCTTCCCAAGGCGCTTTCTGATTTTTGCGGGCCATGATGTCTGCCTATATCACTATCTCATTACGAATATCCGCTATTTTAGCAAGAAATCTGGGGAGAATGCGAAAACCTTGTTATTCTAGACTCAGTTATTAGCAAAGAATTAGATAAATATGGACGTAAGAGAGCAAGTTGCTCAGCAAAAAGCTGAGCTAGAAGCGGCAGTTGCGAAAGCGTTAGACATGGCTTCGGTAAGTGCAGATGCGGCCGAGGTTGCGATCACCAAGAGCACGGGTCTTAGTGTCTCTACTCGCATGTGCGAGGTGGAAAACGTTGAATTCAATAGCGACGGTGCTTTAGGTATTACGGTTTACCGAGGACAGAAAAAAGGCAGCGCCTCAACGTCTGACCTGAGCGAAAAAGCAATTGCTCAAACGGTAGCAG harbors:
- a CDS encoding flavin prenyltransferase UbiX; the encoded protein is MKPAEKAITLAFTGASGAPYGMRLLECLLAQDYTVYLLISSAARVVLATEHDIKLPSGPDAAHKALVERLNCQPEKLVVCGKEDWFSPVASGSAAPKQMIVCPCSAGSVAAIAHGMSDNLIERAADVVIKEKGQLLLVVRETPFSTIHLENMHKLSQMGVTIMPAAPGFYHQPQSIEDLVDFIVARVLDHMGLEQNLVPRWGYDQR
- the thiB gene encoding thiamine ABC transporter substrate binding subunit, with the protein product MSKIALATAFISSPLMASAQSLTVYTYSSFASDWGPGPAIEKAFEAQCGCDLNYVALDDGVSILNRLRLEGSSSQADVVLGLDNNLMSEAKKSGLLAKHSADLSSVVLPNGWSDEVFVPFDYGYFAFVYNKEKVKNPPKSLKELVELRDDLKVIYQDPRTSTPGQGLLLWMKSVYGDDSSAAWQQLANKTVTVTKGWSEAYSMFLEGESDLVLSYTTSPAYHIIAEQDERFAAADFAEGHYTQVEVAAKVAGSNNQKLADEFMQFIVSDGFQSNIPTGNWMYPVVDSKLPAGFESLTIPAKALSFTPDEVANNRKAWIREWQSALIK
- the thiP gene encoding thiamine/thiamine pyrophosphate ABC transporter permease, giving the protein MIRIPKAGVLVALLIGLYVAASLWTLLSYSSIDDIGLLFSEPYYQHVAKFSFWQASLSTLLSVGLAVPVAHALSRRRFWGREWLLKLFATTLVMPVLVGVFGIVAIYGNQGVIAHWFAGGSALFSIYGLNGILLAHVFFNLPFATRLLLVTIEGVPDEQRKLALHLGMNSWQCFRLVEWPRLKSHLPHVIGLVFMLCFTSFATVMALGGGPQATTIELAIYQAIKFDFDLPTGAVLALWQMAICAALVMFVGRFSQPVSGKSNFHGAPSLQPKDTMLKKGWDSIWIMATLMLVIPPILAILLSGLNSKLFDVFTDSRFWSAVSTSLQVAVLAGSIALLVGIVLLSTTRVFRLKSQARQADSLELVGTVILVTPALVLSTATFLMLRGMANVFSLAFGIVVMVNALMALPYVIKTLNQPMQRLATQYYPLWQSLGMHGLRRFWLMEWRAIRAPILHAFSISFILSMGDLTVIALFGSQDFNTLPLYLYQLMGSYQLESAAVVSLVLFALSIGIFSLTDTLNRTPANTHSSKARSSKAHSQEGSRHVAPK
- the thiQ gene encoding thiamine ABC transporter ATP-binding protein, which codes for MLHLNNVAYRYHSDWFHFELEVRQGDIVSLIGPSGAGKSTLLALVSGFCQPESGTIQVAGSSIDRLEPHQRPLSMLFQEHNLFDHLSVFDNIGLGLNPALKLSEADRKTVRNAAEKVGLGEMLTRLPAELSGGQKQRVALARCFVQPHPIWLLDEPFSALDPILRKEMLSVVKQLASEKQVTVIMVTHHLSDARAIANRFAYLANGCIEAQGEVDELTDAHPNAALAEFVHAAH
- the yjgA gene encoding ribosome biogenesis factor YjgA: MARKNQKAPWEEEEEIIWVSRTEMKNDMEELQKLGEELVELKPAVLDKFPLSEDLREAIADAQRFKNEAKRRQLQYIGKLMRTEDPEPIQAALDRVRNKHSQSTAALHKLEQLRDRIIAEGDEAIAAAMALYPELDRQRLRQLARQANKEKKAGKPAKAFREIFQMLKHEEEQEF